The following proteins are co-located in the Hypanus sabinus isolate sHypSab1 chromosome 28, sHypSab1.hap1, whole genome shotgun sequence genome:
- the sema6dl gene encoding sema domain, transmembrane domain (TM), and cytoplasmic domain, (semaphorin) 6D, like isoform X4, giving the protein MTLTSRQQLGQQQIKKQHWRVQEETKVKWKVTLRLFPFYEGTLLVTNMKISINYSSFLVASFLLMTPLAAAVSFPEDDKPINTIEFHFSRQYPVFRGRLSGNESLHRLDYQLMLKIKDVLYIAGRDQVYAINLSDPPRGEIISSKKLTWKSRQQDRSNCAMKGKHKEECHNFIKVFVPKTDDTVFVCGTNAFNPVCRYYQLDTLDYNGEEVSGLARCPFDAKQTNVALFAENKLYSATVADFLASDAVIYRSMGDGSALRTIKYDSKWIKEPHFLHAVEYGNFVYFFFREIAVEHNNLGKAVYSRVARICKNDMGGSQRVLEKHWTSFLKARLNCSVPGDSFFYFDVLQSVTDIIQINGYPTIIGVFTTQLNSIPGSAVCAFNMEDIEKSFKGRFKEQKTTDSVWTAVPEDRVPKPRPGCCAGYAPAESYKTSIDFPDETLSFIKSHPLMDSAVPSVIEEPWFTKTRVRYRLTAIAIDNTAGPHQNYTVIFIGSEAGILLKVLTKTSPSSLNDSILLEEMDVFNPLKCSTTNEDDRKVLGLQIDKDHHALFVAFSSCVIRVPLSHCENHGTCKKSCIGSRDPYCAWIDNKSCGTVKPDINTAFEQDVEFGNTAHLGECHEILVATPDYKTFGDPASGTDVPAASASTAASDPIVSPNVIGSRKVAVPDDVDTFDYFETLSAVPNGVRWEVQSGDANQMVHMNVLITCVLAAFVLGAFISGVAVYCHRDTYLRKARKMNKDAESAQSCTDSSGSFTKFNGLFDSPVKEYPQSINTPKLYTNLLTNGKELPPSSDAKTMIVDSHGQPPELAALPTPESTPVLHQKSIQPIKNQWEKAQNNINAARKESPLKSPQIIPSSPPPPHSPINHNSQIPSAVVLPNATHAYNMSFSNSNAHKAERKVQNIEMSVTGHSGKKEQQRAVEARNTLNDLLKHLNESGTSSKAILGDIPMTRQNIMLETMTKIVEVPPKVPNREASLYSPSSTLPRHSPTKRVDVPSTSNIQLSSLERERERGYPRNSSQRHSISVLPKNVISSLNGAVLSRNPSFNRGGYFPPAPPMRMDSVHGTPLVIQPQPGSLSRQSSYTSNGTLPRSGIKRTPSIKPDVPPKPSFGQPTTPVKPLQKYSY; this is encoded by the exons TTTCAAGGCAATATCCAGTGTTCAGAGGACGACTTTCAGGGAATGAATCTTTACATCGATTGGACTACCAGCTAATGTTGAAGATCAAGGATGTGCTTTATATTGCTGGCAG GGACCAAGTCTATGCTATTAACTTAAGTGATCCTCCAAGAGGAGAAATAATTTCTAGCAAA AAATTAACCTGGAAGTCACGACAGCAAGACAGAAGTAACTGTGCCATGAAAGGCAAGCACAAA GAAGAATGCCACAACTTTATCAAAGTGTTTGTACCCAAAACTGATGATACTGTTTTTGTCTGTGGCACAAATGCTTTTAACCCTGTGTGCAGATATTATCAG TTGGATACGTTGGATTACAATGGTGAAGAAGTCAGTGGTTTGGCACGGTGCCCATTTGATGCCAAGCAGACCAATGTTGccctctttgctg AGAATAAGTTGTACTCGGCAACTGTGGCAGATTTCCTAGCTAGCGATGCGGTCATCTACCGCAGTATGGGAGATGGTTCAGCTCTAAGGACTATAAAGTATGATTCTAAATGGATCAAAG AACCGCACTTCCTACATGCTGTTGAATATGGAAATTTTGTCTATTTCTTCTTCAGAGAAATAGCTGTTGAACACAACAATCTTGGAAAG GCTGTTTATTCACGTGTGGCAAGAATTTGTAAGAATGACATGGGAGGATCCCAGAGGGTGTTGGAAAAGCACTGGACATCCTTTCTAAAAGCTCGATTAAACTGTTCAGTTCCTGGGGATTCGTTTTTCTACTTTGATGTATTGCAGTCTGTCACAGATATTATACAAATCAATGGGTACCCGACTATTATTGGAGTATTTACAACTCAGCTCAATAG TATCCCTGGGTCGGCAGTGTGTGCCTTCAATATGGAAGACATTGAAAAATCGTTCAAAGGAAGGTTTAAGGAGCAGAAGACAACAGATTCTGTTTGGACTGCTGTTCCAGAAGATAGAGTACCAAAGCCAAG GCCTGGTTGCTGTGCAGGATATGCACCAGCAGAATCTTACAAAACTTCCATTGATTTCCCTGATGAAACACTCTCCTTCATCAAATCTCACCCTTTGATGGACTCTGCCGTCCCTAGTGTAATAGAGGAGCCCTGGTTCACCAAGACAAGGGTCAG GTACCGCCTGACAGCAATTGCTATTGACAACACTGCTGGTCCCCATCAGAACTACACGGTTATCTTTATTGGCTCTGAAGCAGGCATTCTACTTAAAGTATTAACAAAAACCTCTCCCAGCTCTCTCAACGACAGCATACTACTGGAAGAAATGGACGTTTTTAACCCATTAAA GTGTAGTACCACAAATGAAGATGACAGAAAGGTACTGGGGCTGCAGATCGATAAAGATCACCATGCCTTATTCGTGGCCTTTTCCAGCTGTGTGATTCGTGTACCACTCAGTCACTGCGAAAATCATGGCACTTGCAAAAA ATCTTGTATAGGTTCAAGAGATCCATACTGTGCCTGGATAGATAATAAATCATGTGGGACTGTGAAACCAGATATAAA CACTGCGTTTGAACAAGATGTGGAATTTGGCAATACAGCACACCTTGGAGAATGTCATG AAATCTTGGTCGCTACACCAGATTACAAAACCTTTGGTGATCCAGCATCTG GAACGGATGTTCCAGCAGCCTCTGCTTCCACTGCTGCAAGTGACCCGATAGTATCTCCAAATGTGATTGGTTCACGAAAAGTTGCAGTGCCAGATGATGTGGACACTTTTGATTATTTTGAAACATTATCTGCTGTCCCCAATG GAGTCCGATGGGAGGTGCAGTCTGGAGATGCAAACCAAATGGTCCACATGAACGTCCTGATCACCTGTGTTTTGGCTGCTTTTGTTCTGGGAGCCTTCATTTCTGGTGTCGCCGTGTACTGCCACCGCGATACGTACTTGCGCAAGGCCCGCAAAATGAACAAGGATGCAGAGTCAGCGCAGTCCTGCACCGACTCGAGTGGAAGTTTCACAAAATTTAACGGACTGTTTGATAGTCCAGTTAAGGAATACCCACAAAGCATCAACACGCCCAAGCTCTACACAAACCTGCTAACCAACGGCAAAGAGCTGCCACCCAGCAGCGATGCAAAAACCATGATTGTGGACAGCCACGGGCAGCCTCCTGAATTGGCAGCCTTGCCGACGCCTGAGTCTACACCAGTACTTCATCAGAAAAGCATTCAACCCATCAAGAACCAGTGGGAGAAAGCCCAGAACAACATCAACGCAGCGAGAAAGGAATCGCCTTTAAAAAGCCCTCAAATTATTCCGTCgagtcctcctcctcctcattccCCCATAAACCATAATAGCCAGATACCCAGTGCTGTGGTCCTTCCCAATGCCACCCATGCCTACAACATGTCTTTCTCAAATTCTAATGCCCACAAAGCTGAAAGGAAGGTGCAAAATATTGAAATGTCAGTAACTGGCCATTCTGGTAAAAAGGAACAGCAAAGAGCTGTTGAGGCAAGAAACACATTAAATGACCTCCTGAAACATCTCAATGAAAGTGGAACCAGCTCTAAAGCCATCTTGGGGGACATCCCTATGACTCGTCAAAATATAATGCTAGAAACAATGACCAAAATAGTGGAAGTGCCCCCCAAGGTTCCAAACAGAGAGGCATCACTCTACTCTCCTTCTTCTACTCTCCCAAGGCACAGCCCAACGAAGCGGGTAGATGTTCCGTCAACCTCAAACATACAGCTGTCaagtttagagagagagagagaacgaggcTACCCCCGGAATTCTTCACAGAGGCACTCAATATCTGTGCTCCCCAAAAATGTTATCAGCTCATTGAATGGAGCTGTGTTGTCACGGAACCCCAGTTTTAATAGGGGAGGATATTTTCCCCCAGCACCGCCAATGAGGATGGACTCTGTACATGGGACCCCTCTTGTTATTCAACCACAACCTGGCTCCTTGTCCCGCCAGAGCAGTTACACGAGCAATGGGACGCTGCCTCGATCAGGAATTAAGAGAACACCCTCCATTAAACCAGATGTACCACCAAAGCCATCCTTTGGTCAACCCACAACTCCAGTCAAACCACTGCAGAAGTACAGTTACTAA
- the sema6dl gene encoding sema domain, transmembrane domain (TM), and cytoplasmic domain, (semaphorin) 6D, like isoform X2 — protein sequence MDATFLRNHLLKKVGKLVPMMKLAVFSNPCIDISIPGQQQIKKQHWRVQEETKVKWKVTLRLFPFYEGTLLVTNMKISINYSSFLVASFLLMTPLAAAVSFPEDDKPINTIEFHFSRQYPVFRGRLSGNESLHRLDYQLMLKIKDVLYIAGRDQVYAINLSDPPRGEIISSKKLTWKSRQQDRSNCAMKGKHKEECHNFIKVFVPKTDDTVFVCGTNAFNPVCRYYQLDTLDYNGEEVSGLARCPFDAKQTNVALFAENKLYSATVADFLASDAVIYRSMGDGSALRTIKYDSKWIKEPHFLHAVEYGNFVYFFFREIAVEHNNLGKAVYSRVARICKNDMGGSQRVLEKHWTSFLKARLNCSVPGDSFFYFDVLQSVTDIIQINGYPTIIGVFTTQLNSIPGSAVCAFNMEDIEKSFKGRFKEQKTTDSVWTAVPEDRVPKPRPGCCAGYAPAESYKTSIDFPDETLSFIKSHPLMDSAVPSVIEEPWFTKTRVRYRLTAIAIDNTAGPHQNYTVIFIGSEAGILLKVLTKTSPSSLNDSILLEEMDVFNPLKCSTTNEDDRKVLGLQIDKDHHALFVAFSSCVIRVPLSHCENHGTCKKSCIGSRDPYCAWIDNKSCGTVKPDINTAFEQDVEFGNTAHLGECHEILVATPDYKTFGDPASGTDVPAASASTAASDPIVSPNVIGSRKVAVPDDVDTFDYFETLSAVPNGVRWEVQSGDANQMVHMNVLITCVLAAFVLGAFISGVAVYCHRDTYLRKARKMNKDAESAQSCTDSSGSFTKFNGLFDSPVKEYPQSINTPKLYTNLLTNGKELPPSSDAKTMIVDSHGQPPELAALPTPESTPVLHQKSIQPIKNQWEKAQNNINAARKESPLKSPQIIPSSPPPPHSPINHNSQIPSAVVLPNATHAYNMSFSNSNAHKAERKVQNIEMSVTGHSGKKEQQRAVEARNTLNDLLKHLNESGTSSKAILGDIPMTRQNIMLETMTKIVEVPPKVPNREASLYSPSSTLPRHSPTKRVDVPSTSNIQLSSLERERERGYPRNSSQRHSISVLPKNVISSLNGAVLSRNPSFNRGGYFPPAPPMRMDSVHGTPLVIQPQPGSLSRQSSYTSNGTLPRSGIKRTPSIKPDVPPKPSFGQPTTPVKPLQKYSY from the exons TTTCAAGGCAATATCCAGTGTTCAGAGGACGACTTTCAGGGAATGAATCTTTACATCGATTGGACTACCAGCTAATGTTGAAGATCAAGGATGTGCTTTATATTGCTGGCAG GGACCAAGTCTATGCTATTAACTTAAGTGATCCTCCAAGAGGAGAAATAATTTCTAGCAAA AAATTAACCTGGAAGTCACGACAGCAAGACAGAAGTAACTGTGCCATGAAAGGCAAGCACAAA GAAGAATGCCACAACTTTATCAAAGTGTTTGTACCCAAAACTGATGATACTGTTTTTGTCTGTGGCACAAATGCTTTTAACCCTGTGTGCAGATATTATCAG TTGGATACGTTGGATTACAATGGTGAAGAAGTCAGTGGTTTGGCACGGTGCCCATTTGATGCCAAGCAGACCAATGTTGccctctttgctg AGAATAAGTTGTACTCGGCAACTGTGGCAGATTTCCTAGCTAGCGATGCGGTCATCTACCGCAGTATGGGAGATGGTTCAGCTCTAAGGACTATAAAGTATGATTCTAAATGGATCAAAG AACCGCACTTCCTACATGCTGTTGAATATGGAAATTTTGTCTATTTCTTCTTCAGAGAAATAGCTGTTGAACACAACAATCTTGGAAAG GCTGTTTATTCACGTGTGGCAAGAATTTGTAAGAATGACATGGGAGGATCCCAGAGGGTGTTGGAAAAGCACTGGACATCCTTTCTAAAAGCTCGATTAAACTGTTCAGTTCCTGGGGATTCGTTTTTCTACTTTGATGTATTGCAGTCTGTCACAGATATTATACAAATCAATGGGTACCCGACTATTATTGGAGTATTTACAACTCAGCTCAATAG TATCCCTGGGTCGGCAGTGTGTGCCTTCAATATGGAAGACATTGAAAAATCGTTCAAAGGAAGGTTTAAGGAGCAGAAGACAACAGATTCTGTTTGGACTGCTGTTCCAGAAGATAGAGTACCAAAGCCAAG GCCTGGTTGCTGTGCAGGATATGCACCAGCAGAATCTTACAAAACTTCCATTGATTTCCCTGATGAAACACTCTCCTTCATCAAATCTCACCCTTTGATGGACTCTGCCGTCCCTAGTGTAATAGAGGAGCCCTGGTTCACCAAGACAAGGGTCAG GTACCGCCTGACAGCAATTGCTATTGACAACACTGCTGGTCCCCATCAGAACTACACGGTTATCTTTATTGGCTCTGAAGCAGGCATTCTACTTAAAGTATTAACAAAAACCTCTCCCAGCTCTCTCAACGACAGCATACTACTGGAAGAAATGGACGTTTTTAACCCATTAAA GTGTAGTACCACAAATGAAGATGACAGAAAGGTACTGGGGCTGCAGATCGATAAAGATCACCATGCCTTATTCGTGGCCTTTTCCAGCTGTGTGATTCGTGTACCACTCAGTCACTGCGAAAATCATGGCACTTGCAAAAA ATCTTGTATAGGTTCAAGAGATCCATACTGTGCCTGGATAGATAATAAATCATGTGGGACTGTGAAACCAGATATAAA CACTGCGTTTGAACAAGATGTGGAATTTGGCAATACAGCACACCTTGGAGAATGTCATG AAATCTTGGTCGCTACACCAGATTACAAAACCTTTGGTGATCCAGCATCTG GAACGGATGTTCCAGCAGCCTCTGCTTCCACTGCTGCAAGTGACCCGATAGTATCTCCAAATGTGATTGGTTCACGAAAAGTTGCAGTGCCAGATGATGTGGACACTTTTGATTATTTTGAAACATTATCTGCTGTCCCCAATG GAGTCCGATGGGAGGTGCAGTCTGGAGATGCAAACCAAATGGTCCACATGAACGTCCTGATCACCTGTGTTTTGGCTGCTTTTGTTCTGGGAGCCTTCATTTCTGGTGTCGCCGTGTACTGCCACCGCGATACGTACTTGCGCAAGGCCCGCAAAATGAACAAGGATGCAGAGTCAGCGCAGTCCTGCACCGACTCGAGTGGAAGTTTCACAAAATTTAACGGACTGTTTGATAGTCCAGTTAAGGAATACCCACAAAGCATCAACACGCCCAAGCTCTACACAAACCTGCTAACCAACGGCAAAGAGCTGCCACCCAGCAGCGATGCAAAAACCATGATTGTGGACAGCCACGGGCAGCCTCCTGAATTGGCAGCCTTGCCGACGCCTGAGTCTACACCAGTACTTCATCAGAAAAGCATTCAACCCATCAAGAACCAGTGGGAGAAAGCCCAGAACAACATCAACGCAGCGAGAAAGGAATCGCCTTTAAAAAGCCCTCAAATTATTCCGTCgagtcctcctcctcctcattccCCCATAAACCATAATAGCCAGATACCCAGTGCTGTGGTCCTTCCCAATGCCACCCATGCCTACAACATGTCTTTCTCAAATTCTAATGCCCACAAAGCTGAAAGGAAGGTGCAAAATATTGAAATGTCAGTAACTGGCCATTCTGGTAAAAAGGAACAGCAAAGAGCTGTTGAGGCAAGAAACACATTAAATGACCTCCTGAAACATCTCAATGAAAGTGGAACCAGCTCTAAAGCCATCTTGGGGGACATCCCTATGACTCGTCAAAATATAATGCTAGAAACAATGACCAAAATAGTGGAAGTGCCCCCCAAGGTTCCAAACAGAGAGGCATCACTCTACTCTCCTTCTTCTACTCTCCCAAGGCACAGCCCAACGAAGCGGGTAGATGTTCCGTCAACCTCAAACATACAGCTGTCaagtttagagagagagagagaacgaggcTACCCCCGGAATTCTTCACAGAGGCACTCAATATCTGTGCTCCCCAAAAATGTTATCAGCTCATTGAATGGAGCTGTGTTGTCACGGAACCCCAGTTTTAATAGGGGAGGATATTTTCCCCCAGCACCGCCAATGAGGATGGACTCTGTACATGGGACCCCTCTTGTTATTCAACCACAACCTGGCTCCTTGTCCCGCCAGAGCAGTTACACGAGCAATGGGACGCTGCCTCGATCAGGAATTAAGAGAACACCCTCCATTAAACCAGATGTACCACCAAAGCCATCCTTTGGTCAACCCACAACTCCAGTCAAACCACTGCAGAAGTACAGTTACTAA
- the sema6dl gene encoding sema domain, transmembrane domain (TM), and cytoplasmic domain, (semaphorin) 6D, like isoform X5, giving the protein MKISINYSSFLVASFLLMTPLAAAVSFPEDDKPINTIEFHFSRQYPVFRGRLSGNESLHRLDYQLMLKIKDVLYIAGRDQVYAINLSDPPRGEIISSKKLTWKSRQQDRSNCAMKGKHKEECHNFIKVFVPKTDDTVFVCGTNAFNPVCRYYQLDTLDYNGEEVSGLARCPFDAKQTNVALFAENKLYSATVADFLASDAVIYRSMGDGSALRTIKYDSKWIKEPHFLHAVEYGNFVYFFFREIAVEHNNLGKAVYSRVARICKNDMGGSQRVLEKHWTSFLKARLNCSVPGDSFFYFDVLQSVTDIIQINGYPTIIGVFTTQLNSIPGSAVCAFNMEDIEKSFKGRFKEQKTTDSVWTAVPEDRVPKPRPGCCAGYAPAESYKTSIDFPDETLSFIKSHPLMDSAVPSVIEEPWFTKTRVRYRLTAIAIDNTAGPHQNYTVIFIGSEAGILLKVLTKTSPSSLNDSILLEEMDVFNPLKCSTTNEDDRKVLGLQIDKDHHALFVAFSSCVIRVPLSHCENHGTCKKSCIGSRDPYCAWIDNKSCGTVKPDINTAFEQDVEFGNTAHLGECHEILVATPDYKTFGDPASGTDVPAASASTAASDPIVSPNVIGSRKVAVPDDVDTFDYFETLSAVPNGVRWEVQSGDANQMVHMNVLITCVLAAFVLGAFISGVAVYCHRDTYLRKARKMNKDAESAQSCTDSSGSFTKFNGLFDSPVKEYPQSINTPKLYTNLLTNGKELPPSSDAKTMIVDSHGQPPELAALPTPESTPVLHQKSIQPIKNQWEKAQNNINAARKESPLKSPQIIPSSPPPPHSPINHNSQIPSAVVLPNATHAYNMSFSNSNAHKAERKVQNIEMSVTGHSGKKEQQRAVEARNTLNDLLKHLNESGTSSKAILGDIPMTRQNIMLETMTKIVEVPPKVPNREASLYSPSSTLPRHSPTKRVDVPSTSNIQLSSLERERERGYPRNSSQRHSISVLPKNVISSLNGAVLSRNPSFNRGGYFPPAPPMRMDSVHGTPLVIQPQPGSLSRQSSYTSNGTLPRSGIKRTPSIKPDVPPKPSFGQPTTPVKPLQKYSY; this is encoded by the exons TTTCAAGGCAATATCCAGTGTTCAGAGGACGACTTTCAGGGAATGAATCTTTACATCGATTGGACTACCAGCTAATGTTGAAGATCAAGGATGTGCTTTATATTGCTGGCAG GGACCAAGTCTATGCTATTAACTTAAGTGATCCTCCAAGAGGAGAAATAATTTCTAGCAAA AAATTAACCTGGAAGTCACGACAGCAAGACAGAAGTAACTGTGCCATGAAAGGCAAGCACAAA GAAGAATGCCACAACTTTATCAAAGTGTTTGTACCCAAAACTGATGATACTGTTTTTGTCTGTGGCACAAATGCTTTTAACCCTGTGTGCAGATATTATCAG TTGGATACGTTGGATTACAATGGTGAAGAAGTCAGTGGTTTGGCACGGTGCCCATTTGATGCCAAGCAGACCAATGTTGccctctttgctg AGAATAAGTTGTACTCGGCAACTGTGGCAGATTTCCTAGCTAGCGATGCGGTCATCTACCGCAGTATGGGAGATGGTTCAGCTCTAAGGACTATAAAGTATGATTCTAAATGGATCAAAG AACCGCACTTCCTACATGCTGTTGAATATGGAAATTTTGTCTATTTCTTCTTCAGAGAAATAGCTGTTGAACACAACAATCTTGGAAAG GCTGTTTATTCACGTGTGGCAAGAATTTGTAAGAATGACATGGGAGGATCCCAGAGGGTGTTGGAAAAGCACTGGACATCCTTTCTAAAAGCTCGATTAAACTGTTCAGTTCCTGGGGATTCGTTTTTCTACTTTGATGTATTGCAGTCTGTCACAGATATTATACAAATCAATGGGTACCCGACTATTATTGGAGTATTTACAACTCAGCTCAATAG TATCCCTGGGTCGGCAGTGTGTGCCTTCAATATGGAAGACATTGAAAAATCGTTCAAAGGAAGGTTTAAGGAGCAGAAGACAACAGATTCTGTTTGGACTGCTGTTCCAGAAGATAGAGTACCAAAGCCAAG GCCTGGTTGCTGTGCAGGATATGCACCAGCAGAATCTTACAAAACTTCCATTGATTTCCCTGATGAAACACTCTCCTTCATCAAATCTCACCCTTTGATGGACTCTGCCGTCCCTAGTGTAATAGAGGAGCCCTGGTTCACCAAGACAAGGGTCAG GTACCGCCTGACAGCAATTGCTATTGACAACACTGCTGGTCCCCATCAGAACTACACGGTTATCTTTATTGGCTCTGAAGCAGGCATTCTACTTAAAGTATTAACAAAAACCTCTCCCAGCTCTCTCAACGACAGCATACTACTGGAAGAAATGGACGTTTTTAACCCATTAAA GTGTAGTACCACAAATGAAGATGACAGAAAGGTACTGGGGCTGCAGATCGATAAAGATCACCATGCCTTATTCGTGGCCTTTTCCAGCTGTGTGATTCGTGTACCACTCAGTCACTGCGAAAATCATGGCACTTGCAAAAA ATCTTGTATAGGTTCAAGAGATCCATACTGTGCCTGGATAGATAATAAATCATGTGGGACTGTGAAACCAGATATAAA CACTGCGTTTGAACAAGATGTGGAATTTGGCAATACAGCACACCTTGGAGAATGTCATG AAATCTTGGTCGCTACACCAGATTACAAAACCTTTGGTGATCCAGCATCTG GAACGGATGTTCCAGCAGCCTCTGCTTCCACTGCTGCAAGTGACCCGATAGTATCTCCAAATGTGATTGGTTCACGAAAAGTTGCAGTGCCAGATGATGTGGACACTTTTGATTATTTTGAAACATTATCTGCTGTCCCCAATG GAGTCCGATGGGAGGTGCAGTCTGGAGATGCAAACCAAATGGTCCACATGAACGTCCTGATCACCTGTGTTTTGGCTGCTTTTGTTCTGGGAGCCTTCATTTCTGGTGTCGCCGTGTACTGCCACCGCGATACGTACTTGCGCAAGGCCCGCAAAATGAACAAGGATGCAGAGTCAGCGCAGTCCTGCACCGACTCGAGTGGAAGTTTCACAAAATTTAACGGACTGTTTGATAGTCCAGTTAAGGAATACCCACAAAGCATCAACACGCCCAAGCTCTACACAAACCTGCTAACCAACGGCAAAGAGCTGCCACCCAGCAGCGATGCAAAAACCATGATTGTGGACAGCCACGGGCAGCCTCCTGAATTGGCAGCCTTGCCGACGCCTGAGTCTACACCAGTACTTCATCAGAAAAGCATTCAACCCATCAAGAACCAGTGGGAGAAAGCCCAGAACAACATCAACGCAGCGAGAAAGGAATCGCCTTTAAAAAGCCCTCAAATTATTCCGTCgagtcctcctcctcctcattccCCCATAAACCATAATAGCCAGATACCCAGTGCTGTGGTCCTTCCCAATGCCACCCATGCCTACAACATGTCTTTCTCAAATTCTAATGCCCACAAAGCTGAAAGGAAGGTGCAAAATATTGAAATGTCAGTAACTGGCCATTCTGGTAAAAAGGAACAGCAAAGAGCTGTTGAGGCAAGAAACACATTAAATGACCTCCTGAAACATCTCAATGAAAGTGGAACCAGCTCTAAAGCCATCTTGGGGGACATCCCTATGACTCGTCAAAATATAATGCTAGAAACAATGACCAAAATAGTGGAAGTGCCCCCCAAGGTTCCAAACAGAGAGGCATCACTCTACTCTCCTTCTTCTACTCTCCCAAGGCACAGCCCAACGAAGCGGGTAGATGTTCCGTCAACCTCAAACATACAGCTGTCaagtttagagagagagagagaacgaggcTACCCCCGGAATTCTTCACAGAGGCACTCAATATCTGTGCTCCCCAAAAATGTTATCAGCTCATTGAATGGAGCTGTGTTGTCACGGAACCCCAGTTTTAATAGGGGAGGATATTTTCCCCCAGCACCGCCAATGAGGATGGACTCTGTACATGGGACCCCTCTTGTTATTCAACCACAACCTGGCTCCTTGTCCCGCCAGAGCAGTTACACGAGCAATGGGACGCTGCCTCGATCAGGAATTAAGAGAACACCCTCCATTAAACCAGATGTACCACCAAAGCCATCCTTTGGTCAACCCACAACTCCAGTCAAACCACTGCAGAAGTACAGTTACTAA